From a region of the Rhinatrema bivittatum chromosome 15, aRhiBiv1.1, whole genome shotgun sequence genome:
- the PARK7 gene encoding protein/nucleic acid deglycase DJ-1 has translation MAALRALVILAKGAEEMETVIPTDVMRRAGIKVTVAGLTGKDPVQCSRDVLICPDTSLEEARKQGPYDVVVLPGGNLGAQNLSESPAVKEVLKEQESSKRLIAAICAGPTALLAHGICFGSKVTTHPLAKEKMMQGEHYKYSENRVEKDGSLITSRGPGTSFEFALAIVDAVMGKKVADEVKAPLVLKD, from the exons ATGGCTGCTCTCAGAGCCCTGGTGATACTGGCTAAGGGAGCCGAAGAAATGGAAACTGTGATTCCCACTGATGTCATGAGGAGGGCTGGA ATCAAAGTGACCGTTGCAGGCTTGACCGGAAAGGATCCGGTCCAGTGCAGCAGAGATGTCCTCATCTGTCCTGACACAAGCCTGGAAGAAGCCAGGAAGCAG GGGCCTTACGATGTGGTGGTTCTACCAGGGGGTAACCTGGGCGCTCAGAACTTGTCAGAG TCCCCTGCCGTGAAAGAAGTACTAAAGGAGCAGGAGAGCAGCAAACGTCTCATTGCAGCGATCTGTGCAG GTCCCACTGCTCTGCTGGCTCATGGGATCTGTTTCGGGAGCAAGGTCACTACACACCCCTTGGCCAAGGAGAAGATGATGCAAGGAG AACATTACAAGTACTCGGAAAACAGAGTGGAGAAGGATGGGAGCCTTATCACCAGCCGAGGACCTGGCACCAGCTTTGAGTTTGCCCTGGCAATCGTGGATGCGGTGATGGGAAAGAAGGTGGCAGATGAAGTGAAGGCCCCCTTGGTGCTGAAGGACTAG